Proteins from a genomic interval of Halostella salina:
- the menE gene encoding o-succinylbenzoate--CoA ligase, whose amino-acid sequence MTRQAESAPDTTAVVVHGSGESRTYAELDRAVDETAGRLAALGVGAGDHIGVLMDSRLAFVRLIHATARLGATLVPLNVRLTTAELDAQVDRVDLDLLVAERDTELTAIDAAGETPVASVDAPPDAAAVTDDRLAALADVDPDAVDPVARGLDDPACILSTSGTGGRPKPVVLTVGNLLANAAGSAFRLGVVPDDRWFDPLPMYHMGGLAPVVRSATYGTTVVVQREFDAAATADAIAERGATAVSLVPTMLRRMLDEREGLADSLRFVLLGGAPAPDALIERCADLGVPVCPTYGMTEAASQIATATPTEAVDHVGTVGRPLSMTEVTVVDDTGEPCPPGEPGELVVSGPTVTPGYYDDPETTAEAFCERGLRTGDVGYRDEDGRLWMHSRREDRIVTGGENVDPREVAGAIRDHPAVEDVAVVGLDDPEWGERVAALVVGDLSKRAVREFCAGRLAGFKHPKTVAFADEIPRTASGTVDRAAVRERLREAPGER is encoded by the coding sequence GTGACAAGACAGGCAGAGAGCGCGCCGGACACGACGGCGGTCGTGGTCCACGGGTCGGGCGAGTCGCGCACCTACGCCGAACTCGACCGGGCGGTCGACGAGACGGCCGGCCGCCTCGCCGCGCTCGGCGTCGGCGCGGGCGACCACATCGGCGTCCTCATGGACTCCCGCCTCGCCTTCGTCCGGCTGATCCACGCGACCGCCAGGCTCGGCGCGACGCTGGTCCCGCTGAACGTCCGGCTGACCACCGCCGAACTCGACGCGCAGGTCGACCGCGTCGACCTCGACCTGCTCGTCGCCGAGCGCGACACCGAACTGACGGCCATAGACGCCGCGGGCGAGACGCCGGTGGCCTCCGTCGACGCGCCGCCGGACGCCGCGGCCGTGACCGACGACCGGCTCGCCGCCCTTGCGGACGTCGACCCCGACGCCGTCGACCCCGTCGCGCGCGGGCTCGACGACCCGGCCTGCATCCTCTCGACCTCGGGGACCGGCGGGCGGCCGAAACCAGTGGTGCTCACCGTCGGCAACCTGCTTGCCAACGCCGCCGGCTCCGCGTTCCGGCTCGGCGTCGTCCCCGACGACCGCTGGTTCGACCCGCTCCCGATGTACCACATGGGCGGCCTCGCGCCGGTGGTCCGCTCGGCGACGTACGGGACGACCGTCGTGGTCCAGCGCGAGTTCGACGCCGCGGCGACGGCCGACGCAATCGCCGAGCGCGGGGCGACGGCCGTCTCGCTCGTCCCGACGATGCTCCGCCGGATGCTCGACGAGCGCGAGGGGCTGGCCGACTCGCTCCGCTTTGTCCTGCTCGGCGGCGCGCCCGCGCCGGACGCCCTGATCGAGCGCTGTGCCGACCTCGGCGTCCCGGTCTGTCCCACCTACGGGATGACGGAGGCGGCGTCGCAGATAGCCACGGCGACCCCCACGGAGGCCGTCGACCACGTCGGGACGGTCGGCCGGCCCCTCTCGATGACTGAGGTGACGGTGGTCGACGATACCGGCGAGCCGTGCCCGCCCGGCGAACCCGGCGAACTCGTCGTCAGCGGACCGACCGTGACGCCGGGGTACTACGACGACCCGGAGACGACCGCCGAGGCGTTCTGCGAGCGCGGCCTCCGGACCGGCGACGTGGGCTACCGCGACGAGGACGGCCGCCTGTGGATGCACAGCCGGCGCGAGGACCGCATCGTCACCGGCGGCGAGAACGTCGACCCGCGGGAGGTCGCCGGCGCGATCCGCGACCATCCCGCCGTCGAGGACGTTGCCGTCGTCGGCCTCGACGACCCCGAGTGGGGCGAACGCGTCGCCGCGCTGGTCGTTGGCGACCTCTCCAAGCGTGCCGTCCGGGAGTTCTGTGCCGGCCGGCTCGCCGGCTTCAAACACCCCAAGACGGTCGCCTTCGCCGACGAGATACCGCGGACCGCCTCCGGCACCGTCGACCGCGCCGCCGTCCGCGAGCGCCTGCGCGAGGCCCCCGGCGAGCGCTGA
- a CDS encoding NRDE family protein, protein MCTLTLAWRVFEDAPVAVAANRDELVDRPSEPPAAIEDDPRVVAPRDAEAGGTWIGYNEHGLLVAVTNRWVDADLAGDRSRGLLVRDALRHGSAEAAARFVEREAGDHEFDGFNLLLADADAALLFEWDGSLRFSRLDPGVHVVVNVGADGRFDVPDARPEAGGEQADNARRVRTALTPEPGETAAAWLDRAGDVLGDHEYGVCVHGDGFGTRSSSLIAIGADGARYRFADGPPCETAYREVEGQI, encoded by the coding sequence GTGTGCACGCTCACCCTCGCCTGGCGGGTGTTCGAGGACGCGCCGGTCGCCGTCGCGGCGAACCGCGACGAGCTGGTCGACCGGCCCTCGGAGCCGCCCGCAGCCATCGAGGACGACCCTCGCGTCGTCGCGCCGCGCGACGCCGAGGCCGGCGGGACGTGGATCGGCTACAACGAACATGGCCTGCTGGTCGCGGTGACGAACCGCTGGGTCGACGCCGACCTCGCCGGCGACCGCTCGCGGGGCCTGCTCGTCCGCGACGCGCTCCGGCACGGTTCGGCCGAGGCCGCCGCCCGCTTCGTCGAACGTGAAGCCGGCGACCACGAGTTCGACGGGTTCAACCTCCTGCTGGCCGACGCCGACGCAGCGCTGCTGTTCGAGTGGGACGGGAGCCTCCGGTTCTCCCGGCTCGACCCGGGCGTCCACGTCGTCGTCAACGTCGGCGCGGACGGCCGGTTCGACGTACCGGATGCCCGTCCCGAGGCGGGCGGCGAGCAAGCTGACAACGCCCGGCGCGTCCGGACGGCGCTGACGCCCGAACCGGGCGAGACGGCCGCGGCGTGGCTCGACCGCGCCGGGGACGTGCTCGGCGACCACGAGTACGGCGTCTGCGTCCACGGCGACGGCTTCGGCACGCGCTCGTCGTCGCTGATCGCGATCGGTGCGGACGGGGCGCGCTACCGCTTCGCCGACGGGCCGCCCTGCGAGACCGCCTACCGCGAGGTTGAAGGGCAGATTTAA